From Triticum urartu cultivar G1812 chromosome 2, Tu2.1, whole genome shotgun sequence, a single genomic window includes:
- the LOC125535748 gene encoding potassium transporter 7, with the protein MDEEIGAAAAPQGQWKYHKALSLLAFQSFGVVYGDLSTSPLYVFKSALSGLDKYSDEATVFGLLSLIFWTLTLIPLLKYVIIVLAADDNGEGGTFALYSLLCRHAKMSLLPNQQAADEELSTYYQPGVDRTAMSSPFKRFLEKHKKLRTCLLLFVLFGACMVIGDGVLTPTISVLAALSGLQDRGTGGLGNGWVVLIACVVLVGLFALQHRGTHRVAFVFAPIVVLWLLSIGIIGLYNIIHWNPRVCLALSPHYIVKFFKITGRDGWISLGGVLLAVTGTEAMFADLGHFTAASIRLAFVGVIYPCLVLQYMGQAAFLSKNMSDVHDSFYLSIPRTVFWPMFVLASLAAIVGSQSIISATFSIVKQCLSLGCFPRVKVVHTSRWIYGQIYIPEINWILMVLCLAVTVGFRDINIIGNAYGLACITVMFVTTWLMALVIIFVWKKNILLALSFLIFFGLIEGAYLSASFIKVPQGGWTPIALAFVFMFIMYVWHYGTRRKYLFDLQNKVSMKWILTLGPSLGIVRVPGIGLIYTELVTGVPAIFSHFVTNLPAFHQILVFVCVKSVPVPYVPADERYLIGRIGPRQYRMYRCIVRYGYKDVQKDDENFENHLVMSIAKFIQMEAEEAASSGSYESSNEGRMAVIHTTDATGTGLIMRDSNEGTSLTRSSKSETLQSLQSIYEQESGSLSRRRVRFQIAEEEQINPQVRDELSDLLEAKEAGVAYIIGHSYVKARKNSNFLKSFAIDYAYSFLRKNCRGPSVTLHIPHISLIEVGMIYYV; encoded by the exons ATGGACGAGGAGatcggcgccgccgccgcgccgcag GGCCAGTGGAAATATCACAAAGCTCTTTCCTTACTAGCGTTTCAGAGCTTTGGTGTGGTGTATGGAGACCTGAGTACGTCGCCTCTTTATGTCTTCAAAAGCGCACTGTCTGGACTGGACAAGTATAGTGATGAGGCGACCGTCTTTGGATTGCTTTCACTGATATTTTGGACCTTGACACTCATTCCGTTGCTAAAGTACGTCATAATTGTCTTGGCTGCTGACGATAATGGCGAGG GCGGGACGTTTGCTTTGTATTCACTACTCTGCAGACATGCAAAGATGAGCCTGCTTCCAAACCAGCAAGCGGCAGATGAAGAGCTGTCAACATATTATCAGCCTGGGGTTGATCGGACTGCTATGTCCTCTCCATTCAAAAGGTTTCTAGAGAAGCACAAGAAGCTGCGGACATGTTTGCTTCTTTTTGTTCTGTTTGGAGCTTGCATGGTGATAGGTGATGGCGTCCTTACACCCACCATCTCTG TTTTGGCAGCCTTGTCTGGATTACAAGACCGAGGCACAGGTGGATTAGGAAATG GTTGGGTAGTACTCATTGCATGTGTTGTGCTTGTTGGCCTCTTTGCGCTACAACACCGAGGTACTCATAGGGTGGCATTCGTGTTTGCCCCCATTGTTGTACTTTGGCTCTTGAGCATTGGTATCATTGGTCTCTATAATATCATCCACTGGAATCCCAGAGTATGTCTTGCTCTTTCCCCGCATTATATTGTGAAGTTCTTCAAGATAACAGGAAGAGATGGTTGGATTTCTCTAGGAGGAGTCCTTCTTGCCGTGACAG GCACTGAAGCTATGTTTGCCGATCTTGGCCATTTCACTGCTGCATCCATCAGG CTGGCTTTTGTTGGTGTCATATATCCCTGTCTTGTTCTGCAATACATGGGGCAGGCTGCGTTTCTTTCGAAGAACATGTCTGATGTACATGACAGTTTTTACCTATCAATTCCAC GTACTGTGTTTTGGCCCATGTTTGTCCTGGCATCTCTTGCTGCAATTGTGGGCAGCCAATCAATTATATCTGCAACCTTCTCTATTGTCAAGCAGTGCCTTTCTTTGGGATGCTTTCCACGGGTGAAAGTTGTGCATACATCAAGGTGGATCTATGGCCAGATTTACATACCTGAGATAAATTGGATTCTGATGGTCCTTTGTTTAGCTGTGACAGTTGGCTTCCGTGACATAAACATTATAGGAAATGCTTATG GTCTTGCGTGCATCACTGTGATGTTTGTTACGACATGGCTGATGGCACTGGTCATCATATTTGTGTGGAAAAAGAATATCCTGCTTGCCTTGTCGTTCCTCATATTCTTCGGGTTAATTGAGGGCGCATATCTGTCTGCATCATTCATAAAGGTTCCTCAGGGAGGATGGACTCCGATTGCGCTTGCTTTTGTGTTCATGTTCATCATGTACGTGTGGCACTACGGCACACGGCGAAAGTACCTGTTTGATCTCCAAAACAAGGTCTCAATGAAATGGATCCTTACACTTGGCCCGAGCCTTGGAATCGTGCGTGTGCCTGGAATCGGCCTCATCTACACAGAGCTAGTGACTGGGGTGCCTGCCATCTTCTCACATTTCGTCACCAACCTGCCCGCATTTCACCAGATTTTGGTCTTCGTCTGCGTGAAGTCCGTGCCAGTGCCCTATGTTCCAGCTGATGAACGGTACCTCATCGGGCGCATCGGCCCCAGGCAGTACCGGATGTACCGGTGCATTGTGAGATACGGTTATAAGGATGTGCAGAAAGACGATGAGAACTTTGAGAACCACCTGGTGATGAGCATCGCCAAGTTCATCCAAATGGAAGCGGAGGAAGCCGCCTCTTCTGGAAGCTACGAGTCATCGAACGAAGGAAGAATGGCGGTCATACACACCACCGATGCAACCGGAACCGGTTTGATCATGAGAGACTCCAACGAAGGCACCTCCCTGACCAGGAGCAGCAAGTCAGAGACCCTCCAGAGCCTGCAGTCCATCTACGAGCAGGAGTCGGGCAGCCTGAGCCGCCGCAGGGTCCGTTTCCAGATCGCCGAGGAGGAGCAGATCAATCCGCAGGTGAGGGACGAGCTGTCGGACCTCCTGGAGGCCAAGGAGGCCGGCGTGGCGTACATCATCGGCCACTCCTACGTCAAGGCGAGGAAGAACTCCAACTTCCTGAAGTCGTTTGCGATCGACTACGCCTACTCATTCCTCCGTAAGAACTGCAGGGGCCCGTCGGTGACGCTGCATATACCCCACATCAGTCTCATCGAGGTCGGCATGATCTACTATGTCTAG
- the LOC125535749 gene encoding uncharacterized protein LOC125535749, whose amino-acid sequence MGPHGIEGKPIWSDRTPREQPTNPNRRVAFLLLLVPSHGGGGMAAGGDLTEDERKALRGSKFAPLPAPRPSSGPNPRMAHPGGPLTTNKAAALAKFLERKLQQPDGLDSLNPDLVNLAVKNAKETIKASKGEASTSGRVVRHVPSFEDSSEVSNQDDGAQRQEKKKKKKKRRKTKAAKDSKLHNTSKKKKKLSL is encoded by the exons ATGGGCCCACACGGCATAGAGGGAAAGCCGATCTGGTCCGATCGAACCCCAAGAGAGCAACCAACCAACCCGAACAGACGAgtcgccttcctcctcctcctcgtcccatcgcacggcggcggcggcatggcGGCGGGCGGCGACCTGACCGAGGACGAGCGCAAAGCGCTGCGGGGGAGCAAGTTCGCGCCCCTCCCGGCGCCACGGCCGTCCTCCGGCCCCAACCCGAG GATGGCCCATCCTGGAGGACCACTAACTACAAATAAGGCTGCTGCTTTAGCGAAATTCCTCGAGAGAAAACTACAGCAACCTGATGGCTTGGACTCTCTAAATCCTGATCTTGTAAATTTGGCTGTGAAAAATGCAAAGGAAACCATTAAGGCAAGCAAGG GTGAGGCCTCAACTTCTGGGAGAGTAGTACGGCATGTTCCATCATTTGAGGATTCCTCTGAGGTTTCCAATCAAGATGACGGGGCGCAGAGACaggaaaagaagaaaaagaaaaagaaaaggagaaaaacAAAG GCCGCTAAAGATTCCAAGCTCCACAATACatcaaagaagaaaaagaagttATCGTTATGA